In Paraburkholderia bryophila, a single genomic region encodes these proteins:
- a CDS encoding response regulator, translating into MNLRIILADDHPFVLLGIRAALEMRAGVTIAGEAATPTLLVDLLQSTPCDVLVTDLSMREPRGGAEDGLGLIRRIRRDWPQVRIVVMTTLMNTAILRAIVADGTVSTLGKTESMGELWRAIEASASGDVYVGRSIVDALAHPHDSEPQRPPVSRLSWRQAEVVKRFAGGQSIADIAAALGCHRRTVSRQKREAMAKLGVTNDPGLFSYLRAHGIINFESHI; encoded by the coding sequence GTGAACCTTAGAATCATTCTGGCGGACGATCATCCATTCGTTCTGCTTGGCATTCGGGCCGCGCTGGAAATGCGAGCCGGCGTCACCATCGCCGGCGAAGCGGCGACGCCGACTTTGCTAGTCGACCTGTTGCAGAGCACGCCGTGCGACGTGCTCGTCACCGATCTCTCGATGCGGGAACCTCGCGGCGGCGCCGAAGACGGCCTCGGCCTGATCCGCCGCATCCGCCGCGATTGGCCTCAAGTGCGCATTGTCGTGATGACGACGCTGATGAACACCGCGATCCTGCGCGCCATTGTCGCGGACGGCACGGTCAGCACGCTCGGCAAAACGGAGTCGATGGGCGAACTCTGGCGGGCCATCGAAGCAAGCGCGAGCGGCGACGTCTACGTCGGGCGTTCCATCGTCGACGCGCTCGCGCATCCGCACGACAGCGAGCCTCAGCGGCCGCCCGTGTCGCGTCTGTCATGGCGGCAAGCGGAAGTCGTCAAGCGCTTCGCCGGCGGACAGTCGATCGCCGACATTGCCGCCGCGCTCGGTTGCCATCGTCGTACGGTGAGCCGCCAAAAGCGCGAAGCGATGGCCAAGCTCGGCGTGACTAACGATCCGGGCCTCTTCTCTTACCTGCGTGCACACGGGATTATTAATTTTGAATCGCATATCTAA
- a CDS encoding response regulator transcription factor, which yields MTRKIRVIVADDHDCVRVGVRRLLSAASHIEIVGEAADTYGLAELLDSCVCDVVVSDISMPGIDGGSNAVSFLRRVLRGRPHPCIVVLTMICHAHMLSGLLHIGVGAIVDKRDVATALIDAIEAGMAGRVYLSEQARTAMEAADTPVQLRAGILSAREWEVFQLYVQGLAVHEIAVRLQRSGKTISTQKRSAMRKLGLETESDLIDYARQIGLT from the coding sequence ATGACAAGAAAAATCCGCGTCATCGTGGCCGACGATCACGACTGTGTTCGCGTCGGCGTCCGGCGGCTGTTGTCGGCCGCGTCACATATCGAAATCGTCGGCGAAGCGGCCGACACCTATGGTCTGGCCGAACTCCTCGACTCCTGCGTGTGCGACGTCGTCGTGTCGGACATCAGCATGCCCGGCATCGACGGCGGCAGTAATGCGGTTTCGTTTCTGCGGCGCGTGTTGCGAGGCCGGCCTCATCCCTGCATCGTCGTGCTGACGATGATTTGCCATGCGCACATGCTGTCCGGCCTGCTGCATATCGGCGTTGGCGCAATCGTCGACAAGCGCGACGTCGCCACTGCGCTGATCGACGCGATCGAAGCCGGCATGGCCGGCCGCGTCTATCTGTCGGAGCAGGCGCGCACCGCGATGGAAGCGGCGGATACACCCGTGCAGCTTCGTGCCGGCATTTTGAGCGCGCGCGAGTGGGAGGTTTTTCAACTGTATGTGCAGGGCCTCGCCGTCCACGAAATCGCGGTCCGTTTGCAGCGCAGCGGCAAGACGATCAGCACGCAGAAGCGCAGCGCGATGCGCAAGCTGGGTCTTGAGACGGAGTCCGACCTGATCGACTACGCAAGACAGATTGGGTTGACCTGA
- a CDS encoding response regulator transcription factor: MNDVAETGTPVRAIIADDHPLVLLAIENLIGGYPNMQVVGRAADATELFMEVERNPCDLVLMDLYMPGGFDGNGLEVVRQFKLRYPGVRLVVLTMETEANALQKVISLGVDGLVSKRDRIDLIHVAVVTALARECYVGPAVRALIADATVTQRLDFVRTMLSRRELEVFTQYASGLGVTEIAARLGRSVKTISAQKCTAMRKLALQSDAELFRFAVEHGVVAEERAQSR, translated from the coding sequence ATGAACGACGTCGCTGAAACAGGCACACCTGTTAGAGCCATCATTGCGGACGATCATCCGCTGGTTTTACTGGCGATCGAAAATCTGATCGGTGGCTATCCGAATATGCAAGTCGTCGGTCGCGCGGCCGACGCCACCGAGCTCTTCATGGAAGTCGAGCGCAATCCATGCGACCTGGTGCTGATGGACCTGTATATGCCGGGCGGTTTCGACGGCAATGGGCTCGAGGTCGTCAGGCAGTTCAAGCTGCGCTATCCCGGTGTGCGGCTCGTCGTGCTCACCATGGAAACCGAGGCGAACGCGCTGCAGAAGGTGATCTCGCTCGGTGTCGACGGACTGGTCAGCAAGCGCGACCGGATCGATCTGATTCACGTGGCAGTCGTCACCGCGCTCGCGCGGGAGTGCTACGTCGGGCCGGCCGTGCGCGCGCTGATCGCCGACGCCACGGTGACGCAGCGGCTCGATTTCGTGCGCACCATGTTGTCGCGCCGCGAACTCGAGGTGTTCACCCAGTACGCGTCCGGGCTCGGCGTCACCGAGATCGCTGCGCGCCTCGGCCGCAGCGTAAAGACGATCAGCGCGCAGAAATGCACGGCCATGCGCAAGCTGGCCTTGCAGAGCGACGCGGAATTGTTCCGCTTCGCCGTCGAGCACGGCGTTGTTGCGGAGGAACGTGCGCAGAGCCGGTAA
- a CDS encoding ATP-binding protein, whose product MAHAAAVAQPSGEASRPPAANAAPARLTVGVLASNWRPFEALEGGRLTGMSVDYLRALVGPDVVIEAKAFPDMPQLLAAACAGQVDLLMSLARTPERERCLRFTVPYFRSSISAVARRDGEGYGTASQLGAARIAIEKGFALERSVRERFPRAEINAFATTHAALAAVARGDADAYFGFTPAVQYALATDEFRSLSVAFEEGSKTADLRFGVPRSRTALRDQLDRALASLDPADDAALRVRWLPGNFDAGPVTGAPRLVLTSREQAWLRSLPPLPVGFDSTWPPFSYVDDAGHPAGVAADHLAYLSRTLGVVFSRASTADWPATIAAFQRGELAMLATASSNDPRLRNAQHTRAYESYPLVIVGREDEPAARALGDFASRRIVVSSHVAGSVPHALDHIPLDHIAIAPSLDDALAMVAAGEADVLVGNVAAVDVVLKRRYVGVLKILGTVGESDALNFAVRADLSPLAGLIDRALLAMPPAEKQRIRQKWVTGSATGAGMWSVTALRLLPLLIGIGIVLLVTLRACLLLQREVRLRKKTERDLALQLSFQETMMKMVPYPLVAKDLDGRYIAVNQAYEEACGMRREAVVGRTMKDVQSWGEANSQILDEMTREMLKGRETAQAELQFVRSNGDVRHGLFWTSTCRGSDGKAVCVLGTMVDITDIRRAEMLARETERRLFDVTRSLPAVVFQLRRTADGVYSFPYIGGDTRLLLGGSAVIKRDQVDFKRVCEQDRPLVIAQLEHSARCETPVHMEFRFESEGDLKWVRAELVPRREGAGSVVWSGYWVDASVEHARSDELARARDVAEAASRAKDDFFAMMSHEIRTPMNGVLGLVEVLERTPLNADQGEMLSMIHESAGALLQILDDLLDYSKIDAGRLTIEAEPIDIRELVDNAVGLLAGRAHEKGLKVRVDIAAEVAATLRGDSVRFRQILFNLLGNAIKFTPSGEVDVGLSVVAQTGGAQTLEVTVEDTGIGIAPDVQARLFEPFVQAESSTTRRFGGTGLGLTICRKLIDLMGGSLALHSEPGRGTRMTVRLSMPVEAQRYSVSALRGKRGVVATSDARVGQALMHFGEALGLELRRFAPDAPELRDRAALADVDLLFASEDVTFPEDVMRRSRIVSLTEKPKPTGYRIIDNNVRVSINPISWRGLGAACAAAVTGLPAVAPRLGGMPRTPEGGAAIPDRERAIASGRLILVAEDHPVNQELIRHQLALLGFACDVANDGAEALAALEHTTYGCLITDCHMPNLSGYELTRRIRELEAGGAYRLPILGITANTAPEDLNLCREAGMDDSLVKPTRLATLRDYLSRWFGTDSTRQAASAEAVGTTATAGDGVVAARTAEPFIPVDLSYMTQLWGSESTVKALLDSFVSSVREDMASLSPMLERVETERVREWVHRVAGAASVLQYPPLLNTLDAYRRVIGVESPERVRLDGLALIDKCNAMLDGIEQQAALLA is encoded by the coding sequence ATCGCGCACGCTGCGGCTGTCGCCCAGCCGTCCGGCGAGGCATCACGGCCTCCAGCCGCAAACGCCGCTCCCGCCAGACTGACCGTCGGTGTGCTAGCCAGCAACTGGCGGCCGTTCGAGGCGCTAGAAGGCGGCCGGCTCACCGGCATGAGCGTCGACTATTTGCGCGCGTTGGTCGGGCCGGATGTGGTGATCGAAGCCAAGGCCTTTCCCGACATGCCGCAACTGCTCGCCGCCGCATGCGCGGGCCAGGTCGATCTGTTGATGAGTCTTGCGCGCACGCCTGAACGCGAGCGTTGCCTGAGATTTACCGTGCCGTATTTTCGCTCTTCGATATCGGCGGTGGCTCGCCGGGACGGTGAGGGCTACGGGACAGCATCGCAGCTTGGCGCGGCGCGCATCGCCATCGAGAAAGGTTTTGCACTGGAGCGTTCAGTGCGCGAGCGCTTTCCGCGTGCCGAGATCAACGCGTTTGCAACCACCCACGCCGCGCTTGCCGCGGTTGCTCGGGGCGACGCAGACGCTTACTTTGGTTTCACCCCGGCCGTGCAATACGCACTGGCCACCGACGAGTTCCGTAGCCTGAGCGTCGCGTTCGAGGAAGGCAGCAAAACCGCGGATCTGCGCTTTGGCGTCCCGCGCAGCCGCACTGCGCTGCGCGATCAGCTCGACCGGGCGCTTGCATCGCTCGACCCGGCTGACGACGCGGCGTTGCGCGTGCGCTGGCTACCCGGCAACTTCGACGCCGGGCCGGTGACCGGTGCGCCGCGTCTGGTGCTCACTTCGCGAGAGCAAGCGTGGCTTCGGTCATTGCCGCCGTTGCCGGTGGGTTTCGATAGCACCTGGCCACCCTTCAGCTATGTCGACGACGCCGGCCATCCGGCCGGCGTCGCCGCAGACCATCTGGCGTATTTGAGCCGCACGCTCGGCGTGGTGTTCAGCCGCGCTTCCACCGCGGATTGGCCTGCCACCATCGCCGCCTTTCAACGCGGCGAGCTGGCCATGCTGGCCACCGCTTCCAGCAATGATCCGCGCTTAAGAAACGCGCAGCACACCCGTGCGTACGAGAGCTATCCGCTGGTCATTGTTGGGCGCGAAGACGAGCCGGCCGCGCGCGCGCTCGGCGACTTCGCGTCGCGCCGCATTGTCGTTTCGTCGCATGTCGCCGGCTCGGTTCCGCATGCGCTCGACCATATTCCTCTGGACCACATCGCGATCGCGCCCAGTCTCGACGACGCGCTGGCCATGGTCGCCGCAGGTGAGGCGGATGTCCTGGTCGGCAACGTGGCCGCCGTCGACGTCGTGCTGAAGCGCCGCTATGTCGGCGTGCTCAAGATTCTCGGCACGGTCGGCGAATCCGACGCGCTCAACTTTGCCGTGCGCGCAGACTTGAGCCCGCTCGCCGGGCTGATCGATCGCGCTTTGCTGGCCATGCCGCCGGCGGAAAAGCAACGCATCAGGCAGAAATGGGTCACCGGCAGCGCCACGGGCGCGGGCATGTGGAGCGTGACCGCGCTGCGTCTGCTGCCGTTGCTGATCGGCATCGGCATTGTTCTGCTTGTCACGCTGCGAGCCTGTCTGTTGCTGCAGCGGGAGGTCAGGCTGCGCAAGAAAACCGAGCGCGACCTCGCGCTGCAACTGAGCTTTCAGGAAACCATGATGAAGATGGTGCCCTATCCGCTGGTTGCGAAGGACCTCGACGGCCGGTATATCGCCGTCAATCAGGCCTACGAAGAAGCCTGCGGCATGCGCCGCGAAGCCGTGGTTGGCCGCACCATGAAAGACGTGCAGAGCTGGGGCGAAGCCAACAGCCAAATCCTCGACGAGATGACCCGCGAGATGCTCAAGGGTCGCGAAACGGCGCAGGCGGAGTTGCAGTTCGTGCGCAGCAACGGCGACGTGCGGCACGGCCTGTTCTGGACCAGCACCTGTCGCGGCAGCGACGGCAAAGCGGTTTGCGTGCTCGGCACCATGGTCGATATCACCGATATCCGGCGTGCCGAAATGCTCGCTCGCGAAACCGAGCGCCGTCTCTTCGATGTGACGCGCTCGTTGCCGGCCGTGGTGTTTCAACTGCGTCGTACGGCCGACGGCGTGTACTCGTTTCCATACATCGGCGGCGACACGCGGTTGCTGCTGGGCGGTAGCGCCGTGATCAAACGCGATCAGGTCGATTTCAAGCGCGTTTGCGAGCAGGACCGGCCGCTCGTGATCGCCCAACTCGAGCACTCGGCGCGCTGCGAAACGCCGGTGCATATGGAGTTTCGCTTTGAAAGCGAAGGTGATCTCAAGTGGGTGCGCGCCGAGTTGGTCCCACGGCGGGAGGGCGCCGGCAGCGTCGTGTGGAGCGGGTACTGGGTGGATGCCAGCGTGGAGCACGCGCGCTCCGACGAACTGGCGCGGGCACGCGACGTCGCCGAAGCGGCTTCACGCGCCAAAGACGACTTTTTCGCGATGATGAGCCACGAAATCCGCACGCCGATGAACGGCGTGCTCGGTCTCGTCGAAGTGCTGGAGCGCACGCCGCTCAACGCCGATCAAGGCGAGATGCTGAGCATGATTCACGAGTCGGCGGGCGCGCTGCTGCAGATTCTCGACGACCTGCTCGATTACTCGAAAATCGATGCGGGTCGGCTGACTATCGAAGCCGAGCCCATCGACATACGTGAACTGGTCGACAACGCCGTTGGCCTGCTGGCGGGTCGCGCGCACGAAAAGGGTTTGAAGGTGCGCGTCGATATCGCCGCGGAAGTCGCCGCGACCTTGCGGGGCGACAGCGTGCGTTTCCGGCAGATTCTGTTCAACCTGCTCGGCAACGCGATCAAGTTCACGCCGTCCGGCGAGGTCGACGTGGGGCTGTCGGTTGTCGCGCAAACCGGCGGCGCCCAAACGCTCGAGGTGACGGTCGAGGACACCGGCATCGGCATTGCCCCTGACGTCCAGGCGCGGCTCTTCGAACCTTTCGTGCAAGCCGAATCGTCGACCACGCGCCGCTTCGGCGGCACGGGTCTCGGTTTGACGATCTGCCGCAAGCTGATCGATCTGATGGGCGGCTCGCTCGCGCTGCACAGTGAACCTGGCCGCGGCACGCGGATGACCGTACGGCTCAGCATGCCGGTCGAAGCACAGCGTTATTCGGTCAGCGCGTTGCGCGGTAAGCGTGGTGTCGTCGCGACTAGCGACGCGCGAGTCGGTCAGGCCTTAATGCATTTCGGCGAGGCGCTAGGACTCGAACTGCGTCGCTTTGCGCCGGATGCGCCGGAACTGCGTGACCGCGCGGCGCTGGCCGATGTGGATCTGCTGTTCGCGAGCGAGGACGTGACATTTCCTGAGGACGTTATGCGGCGTTCCCGCATCGTCAGCCTGACTGAGAAGCCGAAGCCGACCGGTTATCGCATTATTGACAACAACGTGCGCGTCAGCATCAATCCCATTTCGTGGCGCGGGCTTGGTGCAGCATGTGCTGCAGCGGTGACCGGGTTGCCGGCGGTGGCGCCGCGTTTGGGCGGCATGCCGCGTACGCCTGAGGGCGGCGCGGCGATTCCCGATCGCGAGCGCGCCATCGCGAGTGGCCGGCTGATCCTGGTCGCTGAAGACCATCCGGTCAACCAGGAGTTGATCCGCCATCAACTGGCTCTGCTCGGTTTCGCCTGCGACGTCGCGAACGACGGCGCCGAGGCCTTGGCCGCGCTTGAACACACTACCTACGGCTGCCTGATCACTGATTGCCACATGCCGAACCTGTCCGGCTATGAACTCACGCGGCGCATTCGCGAACTGGAGGCGGGCGGGGCTTATCGACTGCCGATTCTGGGTATCACGGCGAACACCGCCCCTGAAGACCTGAATCTGTGTCGCGAAGCCGGGATGGACGACAGCCTGGTGAAGCCGACCCGGCTCGCCACGCTGCGCGATTATCTGAGCCGCTGGTTCGGCACCGACAGTACGCGACAAGCCGCGTCCGCGGAGGCAGTCGGCACGACGGCCACCGCCGGAGACGGAGTTGTCGCAGCGCGCACCGCCGAGCCGTTCATCCCAGTCGATCTGAGTTACATGACGCAACTTTGGGGAAGCGAGTCGACCGTCAAGGCATTGCTCGACTCGTTCGTTTCCTCGGTGCGCGAAGATATGGCGTCGTTGTCGCCGATGCTCGAGCGCGTCGAAACTGAGCGTGTGCGCGAATGGGTGCACCGGGTGGCTGGGGCGGCAAGCGTGCTGCAGTACCCGCCTTTGCTGAATACGCTCGACGCGTACCGTCGCGTTATCGGCGTTGAATCACCCGAGCGAGTGCGCCTGGATGGGCTCGCGCTGATCGACAAATGCAATGCCATGCTCGACGGTATCGAGCAGCAAGCGGCGTTGCTCGCTTGA
- a CDS encoding c-type cytochrome produces MHRRTFGSSVLFVFYVMWSGAALAATDAPGVMPSAMDERVRACTSCHGVQGQGLNDDYFPRIAGKPADYLFNQLTAFRDGGRTYPPMGYLLAFLPDDYLRKISQYFADLQPPYPDADHSAVSPAVLAAGQRLVTQGDPTRKIPACIACHGASMTGTQPGIPGLLGLHASYIAGQMGTWRSGTRHALAPDCMHSIAVKLSDKDITAVSSWLARQPRPADPRPAPATTARLPLACGSQPQ; encoded by the coding sequence GTGCATCGCAGAACTTTCGGATCTTCCGTCCTGTTCGTGTTTTACGTCATGTGGAGCGGCGCGGCGCTCGCCGCGACTGACGCACCTGGCGTCATGCCTTCAGCCATGGACGAGCGCGTGCGCGCTTGCACCTCGTGTCATGGCGTGCAGGGCCAGGGGCTGAACGACGACTACTTCCCACGCATTGCCGGCAAACCGGCCGACTATCTGTTCAATCAATTGACTGCGTTCCGCGACGGCGGCCGGACCTATCCGCCGATGGGCTACCTGCTCGCGTTTTTACCCGACGACTATCTGCGCAAAATCAGCCAGTACTTCGCCGATCTGCAACCGCCCTATCCCGACGCCGATCACAGCGCCGTCTCGCCGGCAGTGCTCGCCGCCGGACAGCGGCTCGTCACGCAGGGCGACCCCACGCGCAAGATTCCCGCCTGCATTGCCTGCCATGGCGCGAGCATGACCGGCACGCAGCCGGGCATTCCCGGACTGCTCGGTCTGCACGCGAGCTATATCGCCGGACAGATGGGGACGTGGCGCTCGGGCACGCGTCACGCGCTCGCGCCGGACTGCATGCACTCGATCGCCGTGAAGCTGAGCGACAAGGACATCACCGCCGTATCCAGCTGGCTCGCCCGTCAGCCGCGTCCGGCCGATCCTCGGCCCGCGCCGGCGACGACCGCGCGCTTGCCGCTCGCCTGTGGGAGCCAACCGCAATGA
- a CDS encoding LysR family transcriptional regulator: MSQRGFDLTQLRTFVAVAESGSVSAGAERVFLSQSSVSEQLKKLEERAGLPLFVRSKQGVTATPAGSRLLDHARRIIAMSEAAFEDLQGRSLDGELRIAITDYYRPHDIARILKTFSEQHPRLKLHVNVQPSAVIDSNAGDDASFDIGVSLRLVTDTARAAGRRTAVPSTVVRREKLLWVCAADAGPRPATPYSLVLLPSSCQLQRFVVKLLDEHKVPYLVSHSASGVAGLQLALKAGLGISCLNESSTGGGVVPCPPGVNLPALPAVEFHLLPGRLGESERVSNARTALMRLFS, translated from the coding sequence ATGAGCCAACGTGGATTCGACCTGACGCAGTTGCGAACCTTCGTCGCCGTCGCGGAATCGGGCAGCGTCTCGGCCGGCGCCGAGCGCGTGTTCCTGTCGCAGTCTTCAGTAAGCGAGCAGTTGAAGAAACTCGAGGAGCGCGCCGGCCTGCCGCTCTTCGTGCGCAGCAAGCAGGGCGTGACCGCCACGCCGGCCGGCAGCCGCCTGCTCGACCACGCGCGCCGCATCATCGCGATGAGCGAAGCGGCGTTCGAAGATCTGCAAGGCCGTTCGCTCGACGGCGAACTGCGCATCGCGATCACGGACTATTACCGTCCGCACGACATCGCGCGCATTCTCAAGACGTTCTCGGAGCAGCATCCGCGTCTGAAACTACACGTGAACGTGCAGCCAAGCGCGGTGATCGACAGCAACGCCGGTGACGATGCGTCGTTCGACATCGGCGTGTCGTTGCGACTCGTCACGGACACGGCGCGCGCCGCCGGCCGCCGCACCGCCGTACCGAGCACCGTGGTGCGGCGCGAAAAACTGCTGTGGGTCTGCGCCGCCGATGCCGGTCCGCGACCGGCCACGCCGTATTCGCTGGTGCTGCTGCCGTCGAGTTGCCAGTTGCAGCGCTTCGTCGTCAAGTTGCTCGACGAGCACAAGGTGCCGTATCTGGTATCGCACTCGGCGTCCGGCGTAGCCGGCCTGCAGTTGGCGCTGAAAGCGGGGCTCGGCATTTCCTGCCTGAACGAATCGTCGACGGGCGGCGGTGTGGTGCCCTGCCCGCCGGGCGTGAACCTGCCGGCCTTGCCCGCTGTCGAGTTTCATCTGCTGCCGGGGCGACTCGGCGAAAGCGAACGCGTCAGCAACGCGCGCACGGCATTGATGCGGCTGTTCAGTTGA
- a CDS encoding MFS transporter, whose protein sequence is MKNGTVATALGSGGRTASHRWKVLGVGFAANASFSAAFSGIPTTAVFLRSDYHLGNGGLGLVLGMLGLGIAVSELPWGLLTDRWGDRRVLLLGLLTTAAALAGMALFVAPSGAHVPSVTMLALGLLLVGLLGGSVNGSSGRAVMAWFREGERGLAMSIRQTAVPAGGGVGALVLPVLASHFGFASAYAVLALACAITAGFTRHWLHEPSHVDADGARTAHGAAGATGATGATPAKVSPLRNVSIWRVALGAAALCVPQLAVITFGTVFLHDFSRAGVLAISLTMAAVQTGAAIARVWSGGWTDRRGNRRAYMRVCSLLTAVLFASLALLTGLAGLHHAALSSVFAVMIVLGGVSASAWHGVAFTELATQAGTSRAGTALAIGNTCVFLTLFLTPLAIPLLLSMGSWPMVWAVASVCALIAWPVFPRAVRSGKISAAPVCDPT, encoded by the coding sequence ATGAAAAACGGAACAGTTGCAACGGCGCTCGGTTCGGGCGGGCGCACGGCGAGTCATCGGTGGAAGGTGCTGGGCGTTGGCTTCGCCGCAAACGCGAGTTTTTCGGCGGCGTTCTCGGGGATCCCGACGACTGCGGTCTTTTTGCGCTCGGACTATCACCTCGGCAATGGCGGCCTCGGACTGGTGCTCGGCATGCTCGGCCTTGGGATCGCCGTCAGCGAGTTGCCGTGGGGCCTGCTGACCGACCGCTGGGGCGACCGGCGCGTGCTGCTGCTCGGGCTGCTGACGACCGCCGCGGCGTTGGCCGGCATGGCGCTGTTCGTGGCGCCATCGGGCGCGCATGTACCGAGCGTGACGATGCTCGCGCTCGGCCTGCTGCTGGTCGGTTTGCTGGGCGGCAGCGTCAACGGATCGAGCGGGCGCGCGGTGATGGCCTGGTTCCGCGAAGGCGAGCGCGGACTGGCCATGAGCATTCGCCAGACCGCGGTGCCCGCGGGCGGCGGCGTCGGCGCGCTGGTGCTGCCGGTGCTGGCTTCGCACTTTGGTTTCGCTAGCGCCTATGCCGTGCTGGCGCTGGCCTGCGCGATCACGGCCGGATTCACCCGGCACTGGCTGCACGAACCGTCGCACGTCGACGCGGACGGCGCGCGCACGGCTCATGGCGCGGCGGGTGCTACGGGTGCTACGGGTGCGACGCCCGCGAAGGTCTCGCCGTTGCGCAACGTCAGCATCTGGCGCGTGGCACTTGGCGCGGCGGCATTGTGCGTGCCGCAACTCGCCGTCATCACGTTCGGGACGGTGTTCCTCCACGACTTCAGCCGTGCCGGCGTGCTGGCGATTAGCCTGACGATGGCCGCGGTGCAAACCGGCGCGGCCATCGCGCGGGTCTGGAGCGGCGGCTGGACCGATCGGCGCGGCAATCGCCGGGCGTACATGCGCGTCTGCAGTTTGCTCACGGCGGTGTTGTTCGCGTCGCTCGCTCTGCTGACGGGACTCGCCGGCCTGCATCACGCGGCACTTTCCAGCGTGTTCGCGGTAATGATCGTGTTGGGCGGGGTGAGCGCCTCGGCGTGGCACGGCGTCGCGTTCACGGAGCTGGCCACGCAGGCGGGCACGAGCCGCGCGGGCACGGCGTTGGCGATCGGCAATACCTGCGTCTTTCTCACGCTGTTCCTGACGCCGCTCGCCATTCCGCTATTACTGTCGATGGGTTCGTGGCCGATGGTCTGGGCCGTGGCCAGTGTTTGCGCGCTGATCGCGTGGCCGGTCTTTCCGCGTGCGGTGCGCAGCGGCAAGATAAGTGCGGCGCCTGTGTGCGACCCGACCTGA
- the aqpZ gene encoding aquaporin Z yields the protein MVALGKRLFVEGVGTAWLVFIGCGSVALSTGAVQQGYGVLEVSSAFGLALATAGYLFGGISGAHFNPAVTVGFTAAQRFPIRDLVPYIAAQLLGATAAAALLVYVASGRPGFALGASEFAANGFGEHSPADYPLHSALVVEFVLSFAFVMSNLMVAARHHMASIAPLVVGACLMLVYLVSIPVTNGSVNPARSTAQALFVGDWALDQLWLFWAAPMSGGVVAGILFSFLHRKSDRPVDASAGRQSESA from the coding sequence ATGGTCGCGCTAGGGAAGCGGTTGTTCGTAGAGGGCGTCGGAACGGCATGGCTGGTGTTCATCGGCTGCGGCAGCGTCGCGTTGAGCACCGGCGCGGTTCAGCAGGGGTACGGCGTGCTTGAAGTGTCGTCGGCATTTGGGCTCGCGCTCGCTACAGCCGGCTACCTGTTCGGCGGCATATCCGGCGCACATTTCAATCCCGCTGTCACCGTGGGCTTCACGGCCGCGCAGCGTTTTCCGATCAGGGACCTGGTGCCCTACATCGCTGCCCAGCTCCTCGGGGCGACCGCCGCCGCGGCGTTGCTTGTCTATGTCGCGAGTGGCCGCCCCGGTTTTGCACTGGGCGCAAGCGAGTTCGCCGCCAACGGCTTTGGCGAACATTCCCCCGCCGACTATCCATTGCATTCGGCGCTGGTCGTCGAGTTCGTACTCTCGTTCGCCTTTGTCATGTCAAACCTCATGGTTGCGGCTCGCCATCACATGGCGTCGATCGCGCCGCTGGTTGTCGGCGCGTGCCTGATGCTCGTTTATCTGGTGTCGATTCCTGTCACCAACGGCTCGGTCAATCCCGCCCGTTCTACCGCCCAGGCGTTGTTTGTCGGCGATTGGGCGCTGGATCAGCTTTGGTTGTTCTGGGCCGCGCCCATGTCCGGCGGCGTTGTGGCCGGTATTCTGTTTTCATTTCTGCACCGCAAGTCGGACCGCCCGGTTGACGCGAGCGCCGGTCGTCAGAGCGAATCCGCGTGA